Proteins encoded by one window of Mesorhizobium sp. INR15:
- a CDS encoding ammonium transporter has protein sequence MNIPSTLKTTGRAALLGSLALAALGTVAAFAQQAAPAVAAAAPAAAPTPVLDTGNTAWMLTSTALVLMMTIPGLALFYGGMVRKKNVLATIMQSFAITCLVTVLWFMFGYSLAFSDGGGMNSYLGGTSKFFHHGITTASLWLPGVANIPEFVFSMFQMTFAIITPALIAGAFAERFKFSALLIFMALWLLVVYVPIAHWVWGGGFLGTAGVLDFAGGTVVHINAGVAGLVCALVLGKREGYGTTNMAPHNLVYSVIGASLLWVGWFGFNAGSELAADGLAGAAMLNTQVATAAAALAWMFAEWIIAKKPSVLGIISGAVAGLVAVTPASGFVNPTGAFIVGIVAGVVCYISAVKVKHMFGYDDSLDAFGVHGVGGVVGALLTGVLADPAINSLSSGASLGKQIYGVAVTIVWTAVATFVILYIVKALVGLRPTKQDEVEGLDISQHGEVVP, from the coding sequence ATGAATATTCCTTCCACCTTGAAGACGACGGGACGCGCCGCCCTCTTGGGCTCGCTCGCTCTCGCAGCATTGGGCACGGTCGCCGCCTTCGCGCAGCAAGCGGCGCCGGCCGTGGCCGCTGCGGCACCGGCGGCTGCTCCCACCCCGGTGCTCGACACCGGCAACACCGCCTGGATGCTGACCTCCACAGCGCTGGTGCTGATGATGACCATCCCGGGCCTGGCGCTGTTCTACGGCGGCATGGTGCGCAAGAAGAACGTGCTCGCCACCATCATGCAGAGCTTTGCCATCACCTGTCTGGTGACGGTGCTGTGGTTCATGTTCGGCTACTCGCTGGCCTTCTCCGACGGCGGCGGCATGAACAGCTATCTCGGCGGCACCTCGAAATTCTTCCACCACGGCATCACCACCGCCAGCCTGTGGCTGCCTGGGGTGGCGAACATTCCGGAATTCGTCTTCTCGATGTTCCAGATGACCTTCGCCATCATCACGCCTGCGCTGATCGCCGGCGCCTTCGCCGAACGGTTCAAGTTCTCGGCGCTGCTGATCTTCATGGCGCTGTGGCTGCTGGTCGTCTACGTCCCGATCGCGCATTGGGTCTGGGGTGGCGGCTTCCTCGGCACAGCTGGCGTTCTCGACTTCGCCGGCGGCACGGTCGTCCATATCAACGCCGGTGTTGCCGGTCTGGTCTGCGCCCTGGTTCTTGGCAAGCGTGAAGGCTACGGCACCACCAACATGGCGCCGCACAACCTGGTCTATTCGGTCATCGGTGCTTCGTTGCTGTGGGTCGGCTGGTTCGGCTTCAACGCCGGTTCGGAACTCGCGGCCGACGGTCTCGCCGGTGCGGCCATGCTCAACACGCAGGTTGCCACCGCAGCCGCGGCGCTGGCCTGGATGTTCGCGGAATGGATCATCGCCAAGAAGCCGAGCGTGCTCGGCATCATCTCCGGCGCCGTTGCCGGCCTGGTAGCGGTGACGCCGGCTTCCGGCTTCGTCAATCCGACCGGCGCCTTCATCGTCGGCATCGTGGCTGGCGTCGTGTGTTACATCTCGGCGGTCAAGGTCAAGCACATGTTCGGCTATGACGACTCGCTCGATGCCTTCGGCGTGCACGGCGTCGGCGGCGTGGTCGGCGCCTTGCTGACCGGCGTGCTTGCCGATCCGGCGATCAACAGCCTGTCGTCGGGCGCTTCGCTCGGCAAGCAGATCTACGGCGTTGCCGTCACCATCGTGTGGACGGCGGTCGCGACGTTCGTGATCCTCTACATCGTCAAGGCATTGGTCGGCCTGCGCCCGACGAAGCAGGACGAAGTCGAAGGTCTCGACATCAGCCAGCATGGCGAAGTGGTGCCGTAA
- a CDS encoding YciI family protein — MQYICLVYGEEKDLHALTPAGGAKLDADSLAYDRSLEESGRLIMAQALQSVSTSKTVRRRKGKSLVTDGPFAETKEQLLGFVMVEAKDLNEALEIAAGIPLAEMGTIEVRAIYDIPGS, encoded by the coding sequence ATGCAATATATCTGCCTGGTCTATGGCGAGGAGAAAGACCTCCACGCGCTCACCCCTGCAGGGGGAGCCAAGCTCGATGCCGATTCGCTGGCCTATGACCGGTCCCTGGAGGAAAGCGGCCGCCTGATCATGGCTCAGGCCCTGCAATCGGTGAGCACGTCGAAGACCGTGCGCCGGCGCAAGGGCAAGAGTCTGGTCACCGACGGGCCGTTCGCCGAGACCAAGGAACAGCTGCTGGGATTTGTCATGGTCGAGGCGAAGGACCTGAATGAAGCGCTCGAAATTGCCGCCGGTATTCCGCTGGCCGAGATGGGCACCATAGAGGTGCGGGCGATCTACGACATACCGGGATCATAG
- a CDS encoding P-II family nitrogen regulator — protein MKIVMAIIKPFKLDEVREALTAVGIQGLTVTEVKGYGRQKGHTEIYRGAEYAVSFLPKIKIEVAVSIDMVDKAVEAITAAAKTGQIGDGKIFVFGIDQAVRIRTGETDTDAL, from the coding sequence ATGAAAATCGTGATGGCAATCATCAAGCCGTTCAAGCTCGACGAGGTACGCGAAGCGCTTACCGCCGTCGGCATCCAGGGCCTGACCGTCACCGAAGTCAAAGGCTACGGGCGTCAGAAGGGACATACGGAAATCTATCGCGGGGCGGAATACGCGGTCAGCTTCCTGCCGAAGATCAAGATCGAAGTCGCGGTCAGCATCGACATGGTCGACAAAGCCGTCGAGGCCATCACCGCCGCCGCCAAGACCGGCCAGATCGGCGACGGCAAGATCTTCGTTTTCGGCATCGACCAGGCGGTGCGCATTCGCACCGGCGAAACAGACACCGACGCGCTTTGA
- the tesB gene encoding acyl-CoA thioesterase II codes for MTAMDELLGILDLEKLEHNLYRGRSPKLDWQRVFGGQTIAQALVAAQRTVEPERHVHSLHGYFMRPGDTKVPIIYEVDRIRDGGSFTTRRVVAIQHGQAIFSLEASFQQDEVGLEHQVPMPHDVPAPDTLLSQRELLGKFGEAVPEGIKRYWERDRPIEMKPVMLKHYTSREKLEPKQNIWIRTTGPVPADRAIQSAVLAYLSDMTLLDTSTFAHGRAIFDRDIQAASLDHAMWFHRSHALDDWMLYTQDSPSTQGSRGFTRGSLFARDGTLIASVAQEGLIRLKRPPAD; via the coding sequence ATGACGGCCATGGACGAGCTTCTCGGCATTCTCGACCTCGAGAAGCTCGAACACAATCTGTATCGTGGTCGCAGCCCCAAGCTCGACTGGCAGCGCGTCTTCGGCGGCCAGACCATCGCGCAGGCGCTGGTCGCGGCACAGCGGACGGTCGAACCCGAGCGCCACGTGCATTCGCTGCACGGCTATTTCATGCGCCCCGGCGACACCAAGGTGCCGATCATCTACGAGGTCGACCGTATCCGCGACGGCGGCTCCTTCACCACGCGGCGCGTCGTGGCGATCCAGCATGGCCAGGCGATCTTTTCGCTGGAAGCCTCATTCCAGCAGGATGAGGTTGGTCTCGAGCACCAGGTGCCGATGCCGCATGACGTGCCGGCGCCCGACACGTTGCTGTCGCAGCGCGAATTGCTGGGCAAGTTCGGCGAGGCGGTGCCGGAGGGCATCAAGCGCTACTGGGAGCGCGACCGGCCGATCGAGATGAAGCCGGTGATGCTGAAGCACTACACCAGCCGTGAAAAACTGGAGCCGAAGCAGAACATCTGGATCCGCACTACCGGCCCTGTGCCGGCCGATCGCGCCATCCAGTCGGCGGTGCTCGCCTATCTCTCCGACATGACGCTGCTCGACACCTCGACCTTCGCGCATGGCCGCGCCATTTTCGATCGCGATATCCAGGCGGCGAGCCTCGACCACGCCATGTGGTTCCACCGCAGCCATGCGCTGGACGACTGGATGCTCTACACGCAGGACAGCCCGTCGACGCAAGGGTCGCGCGGCTTTACGCGCGGCTCGCTGTTTGCCCGCGACGGCACGCTGATTGCCTCGGTTGCCCAGGAAGGGTTGATCCGGCTGAAGCGGCCGCCTGCAGATTAG
- a CDS encoding ubiquinone biosynthesis hydroxylase, translated as MVERKADAKSRSELDILVAGAGYVGLAAAVSLKQARPGLAIALVDAAPAGAWQRDGRASAIAAAACRMLDQLGVWAEIAPEAQAITDMIITDSRTSDPVRPVFLTFDGEVAPGEPFAHMVSNRVLNGALRDCAEKLGIEIIEGVAVQGFETSGSGITVRLADGAALKARLLVAADGVNSKLRDMAGIKTVKWQYGQSGIVCTVAHERPHNGRAEEHFLPAGPFATLPLKPDKDGTNRSSIVWVERAEDAEKLVSGDDFIFEHELEQRFGLKLGEIRVADKPRAWPLGLTIARAFVAPRVALAGDAAHGIHPIAGQGLNLGFKDVAALAEVIVEADRLGQDIGALDVLERYQQWRRFDTVQMGVTTDVLNRLFSNDIGPLRAVRDIGLGLVERMPRLKDFFIRQASGLSASTPRLLKGEAI; from the coding sequence ATGGTGGAACGCAAGGCGGATGCAAAATCGAGGTCGGAGCTCGACATATTGGTCGCCGGCGCCGGCTATGTCGGGCTCGCCGCCGCCGTATCGCTGAAACAGGCGCGCCCGGGGCTTGCCATCGCCCTCGTCGATGCCGCGCCGGCTGGCGCCTGGCAGAGGGATGGCCGCGCATCCGCCATTGCCGCCGCCGCTTGCCGCATGCTCGACCAGCTCGGCGTCTGGGCCGAAATCGCGCCGGAAGCCCAGGCGATCACCGACATGATCATCACCGATTCGCGCACTTCCGATCCGGTGCGCCCGGTGTTCCTGACCTTCGACGGCGAGGTCGCACCGGGCGAACCCTTTGCGCACATGGTGTCCAACCGGGTGCTGAACGGCGCCTTGCGCGACTGTGCCGAAAAACTCGGCATCGAGATCATCGAAGGCGTCGCTGTGCAGGGGTTCGAGACCAGCGGCAGCGGCATCACCGTGCGGCTGGCCGATGGCGCGGCGCTGAAGGCGCGTCTGCTGGTTGCCGCCGACGGGGTGAATTCGAAGCTGCGCGACATGGCCGGTATCAAGACGGTGAAATGGCAATATGGCCAGTCCGGCATCGTCTGCACAGTGGCGCATGAGCGCCCGCACAATGGCCGCGCCGAAGAGCATTTCCTGCCGGCAGGCCCCTTCGCCACCCTGCCGTTGAAGCCGGACAAGGACGGCACCAACCGCTCGTCGATCGTCTGGGTCGAGCGCGCCGAGGACGCCGAAAAACTGGTCTCCGGCGACGACTTCATCTTCGAGCATGAGCTCGAACAGCGCTTTGGCCTGAAGCTTGGCGAAATCCGCGTCGCCGACAAGCCGCGCGCCTGGCCGCTCGGCCTGACCATTGCCCGCGCCTTCGTCGCGCCGCGCGTGGCGCTCGCCGGCGACGCCGCCCACGGCATCCACCCGATCGCCGGCCAGGGCCTCAACCTCGGCTTCAAGGATGTGGCCGCCCTTGCCGAAGTGATTGTCGAGGCCGACCGTCTCGGCCAGGATATCGGCGCGCTCGACGTGCTCGAACGCTACCAGCAGTGGCGCCGTTTCGACACGGTGCAGATGGGCGTCACCACCGATGTCTTGAACCGGCTGTTTTCCAACGACATCGGCCCGCTGCGCGCGGTGCGCGACATTGGCCTCGGTCTGGTTGAACGCATGCCGCGGCTGAAGGATTTCTTTATCCGCCAGGCATCGGGTCTGTCCGCCAGCACGCCGCGCTTGTTGAAGGGTGAAGCGATCTGA
- a CDS encoding IS630 family transposase (programmed frameshift), whose product MAKSLSEDLRARVVAAVDGGLSRRAAAARFGVAAASAVRWVREWRASGSTCAKPQGGDRRSHRVEAYRDILLAAIERRVDITLVELAELLRQEHGASFATSTIWRFLDRHSMTFKKKTAHASEQERPDVAARRNAWFDAQPDLDPEHLVFIDETGASTKMARLRGRTKRGMRCRSPIPHGHWKTTTFTGALRLTGMTAPMVLDGPMTGEWFVAYVEQVLVPTLRPDDVVILDNLPAHKSAAAREAIEATGARMMFLPPYSPDFNPIENAFSKLKSILRKAAARTVAELWDTISAALPCFTPTECANYFAATGYEPE is encoded by the exons ATGGCGAAATCCTTATCCGAAGACTTGCGGGCTCGCGTGGTCGCAGCGGTTGATGGCGGCCTGTCGCGACGGGCGGCAGCGGCGCGATTTGGCGTGGCGGCGGCAAGCGCGGTGCGTTGGGTCCGGGAATGGCGCGCGAGCGGATCCACCTGCGCAAAGCCGCAGGGCGGCGACAGGCGGTCCCACCGCGTCGAAGCGTATCGCGACATCCTTCTGGCGGCGATCGAGAGGCGGGTGGACATCACGCTGGTCGAACTCGCCGAGTTGCTGCGACAAGAGCATGGCGCGTCGTTTGCGACGAGCACGATCTGGCGCTTTCTCGATCGTCACTCCATGACCTTCAA AAAAAAAACGGCGCACGCCAGCGAGCAGGAGCGACCAGACGTAGCCGCGCGACGAAACGCGTGGTTCGACGCCCAGCCCGATCTTGATCCCGAGCATCTGGTCTTCATCGACGAGACCGGAGCCTCGACAAAGATGGCTCGACTGCGGGGGCGCACGAAGCGCGGGATGCGGTGCCGATCGCCAATCCCGCATGGCCATTGGAAGACGACGACGTTCACCGGCGCCCTGCGCCTCACTGGCATGACCGCGCCAATGGTCCTGGACGGCCCGATGACGGGCGAATGGTTCGTCGCCTATGTCGAGCAGGTTCTCGTGCCGACGCTGCGGCCCGACGATGTCGTGATCCTCGACAACCTGCCGGCGCACAAAAGCGCAGCCGCCCGTGAGGCGATCGAAGCGACCGGCGCAAGGATGATGTTCCTCCCGCCCTACTCTCCTGACTTCAACCCGATCGAGAACGCCTTTTCCAAGCTGAAATCGATCCTACGCAAAGCCGCCGCACGAACCGTCGCGGAATTGTGGGATACCATCAGCGCCGCACTGCCATGCTTCACACCAACAGAGTGCGCCAACTACTTCGCCGCAACAGGATATGAGCCGGAATGA